The Polyangium aurulentum genomic interval CTTGCAGTCGGCCTGCGCGCAGTAGCAGGTCTTGTAATCCTCGAAGAGCTTCGCCGAGTCCGCGTCGCAGGGGACCTCGTTCTTGTCGTTGGACGTGATGGCGTCCGCGCACCCGAGGGTCGGGTTGCACGTCATGCCGCCACCCGCGCCGCCCTGGCCGCCCGTGCCGCCCGTGCCGCCGTCGCCGCCCGAGCCGCCCACGCCAGCACCGCCATTACCGCCCGTGCCGCCGCTGCCGCCCGTGCCACCGCCGTCGGTGATCACGCAGGCCGTGAGGGAAAGACACGCCACCGCACCAAGCATCGCAAAGAGACGAATGTTCATCAATTCCTCCCAGGGTAAGCACCCGGAACTCAAGGACGAGCGCGAGGCTAGCAGAGCCGCCCGACAAGGCCAACAGCACGTGACCCCCCGCGCACCTGTTCATGCGCGCGCCCCACACGCCGATCAGTGACGACCGAAAGATACGGCAACGGAAACATGACCGAGCCCTGACAGCCTCCCCGCGCGCACTCCTTTACGACTCGATCGATGGCGATCGCGCTTTTCTTCGTCGGGCACTGGACCCTGTCCGTGTTCTTCCAAACCTTCTTTCTGCACCGCTATGCGTCGCATCGTATGTTCACGATGAGCCGGGGCTGGGAGAGGTTTTTCTATCTGCTCACGTTCGTCTTCCAGGGCTCGTCATTCCTGGTGCCGCGCGCCTACGCGATCTTGCACCGGATGCACCACGCATACAGCGATGGGCCCAAGGACCCGCACTCGCCGCGCAATCACCCGAACGCGCTCGCGATGATGTGGGCGACGAAGACGACCTATTACAATCTCGCCTATCGCGTCGTGGAGCCCGAGGCGCGCTTCGAGGGCGGCTATCCCGAGTGGCCGCTCCTCGACCGTATCGGCGGAAACTGGCCCGCCCGCATCGCCTGGGGCACGGCCTATGGCCTCTTCTACGTCGCATTCGCCACGCACTGGTGGCAGTTCTTGCTCCTGCCCGTCCACTGGCTCATGGGCGTCATTCACGGCGCCATCGTGAACTGGTGCGGTCACCGCTATGGATACAAGAACTTCGAGGGCGGCGACGACGCGCGCAATACCCTGCCCTTCGACTTTTTGACCCTCGGCGAGCTGTTCCAGAACAACCACCACCGCTTCGGCCAGAGCCCGAACTTCGCCGTGCGCAAGTTCGAGCTCGACCCGAGCTGGCTCGTCATCCGGCTCTTCGCCTGGCTCGGGATCATCGACCTCGGCGAGCGCCCGCAAACCGCGCGCATGCTCGACCGAGCCGCCGCAGGCTAGAGCAGCAACCCGTTTGCGGCTCTGCGAGATCGCGAAGCGAACTCGCCTCGGGGGGTGAATCGGCCGGGCTTCGCCTGGCCGAGAGGGGGACGCGAGGCGTCCCCCTCGGGACAACGAAGGCTAGAACATCGAGCGGTTGCAAACCGATCGATGTTCTAGCGCTCGCCGTACAGGAGCCGGAACGCCTCGCGCAGGTTGTCAGGGCCTAGCTGCCCTTCGCGCGCGTGGAACTCGGGCAGCGCCGCCTGGTACGCCTCGTCGAGGCGCAGCGTGTCGGCGTCGAAGCCCTCGGTGAACATCTTCATCGTCCCCGCGCCGAGCTCCATCACGTCCTGGTACTGGCCGCGCTCCTTCAAGATCTGCGCGGTCAGGCCGTACATGAGCAGCCCTCCAGGGATCGCGCCGAGCGCGGTCGTCGCGACGGCCGGGTAGCAGATGCGCACCGTGCGCGCGCCGAAGCGATCGCGGATCTGATCCATCGTCTCGCGCTGCAGCTTCTTCGCCCCCGCGAGCGGACCCATCGCGTACACCGGATCGTTCGGCTCGTAGTCGTAGTCGCAGAACGAAACCACGCTCTCGCCCCGCACGAGAAGGCCCGCCGCGGCGAGCGGCTCGGCCCAGAGCAGCGACGAGGTGCCCATCAGCCGGTTGGTGCGCTCGATGTCGGCCTCGGTCGCGACCTCGACGTCGACGAGCCCCACCTTGCGGATGTTCTCCGGTCGATCGAAGTCGGGGATCTGGAGGATCGGATCGAAGGCGACGTCGATGTCCCGCACGCGCGTCGGTCCGTGCTCGGCGTAGCGCTTGGTCGCGCCCGAGGCGATGCCGTTGACCAGGTGCACCGCGCGGTGCTTGCCCCGCAGCTCCGCGATGACCTCCTCGATCACCTGCGGCTTGGTCGCGTCGGCGTTCCAGAAGCGCGCCGTCAGGCCCTCGGCCTGCGCCGCCTCGACGAGCGCGGCCACGTGATGGCAGCCGATCTGCATCTTCTCGCTGTCGTAGTGCACGGCGTAGACGCTCGCGCGCTCGCCGAAGAGAAGCTGCGCGACCACCGCGCGCGTGATGCCGTTCGAGCCGCCCAGGATGACCACGGCAGCGTCGGGCGCGATGCGGGTGCCCATGGGACGGATCGCGCGCCGTTGCGCCGCCAAGAGCTCACGCGCGACGCGAAGACCGTCCTGAGACAACGCGCTCACCATGGCGCGACGATCGATGCCGCCGAGCGGCTGCTTGCGGAAGACCTCGAGCTCCATGGCGCGCGTCTTTACTTGCTCTCGCCCGCCGCGTCGACACCGCGCGCGCTCCCCGCCGTGGTAAGCCATCCGCATGAAGACGGTCCTTCTGACGGGCGGCACCGGGTTCATCGGCAAGAAGCTCACCGAGCGGCTCATCGCGCGCGGCGACCGCGTGACGATCCTGACGCGTGACCCCTCACGCGCCGCGGGGCGCCTGCCGAGAGGCGCGAGCGCGGTCGGCTGGGACCCCGAGCGCGAAGGCCCCTGGTTCGACGAGGTCGCGCGCGCCTCGGCCGTCGTTCACCTCGCCGGCGAGACCGTCGCGCAGCGCTGGACGCCCGAGGCGCGGCGCAGGATCGAGCAGAGCCGCGTCGTGTCGACGCGCCTCGTCGTCGAGGCCATCGGCCGCGCGGCGCAGAAGCCCACGGCGTTCGTGTCGGCCTCCGGCATCGGGATCTACGGTGCCCGGCCGCCGGAGGAGACGCTCGACGAGAGCTCGAAGCGTGGGGAAGGGTTCCTCGTCGACGTGGTCGAGCGATGGGAGGCCGAGGCCCAGCGCGCCGAGGAGCATGGCGTCCGCACGACGCTCCTGCGCATCGGCATCGTGCTCGGCGAGGACGGAGGCCC includes:
- a CDS encoding acyl-CoA desaturase, with protein sequence MAIALFFVGHWTLSVFFQTFFLHRYASHRMFTMSRGWERFFYLLTFVFQGSSFLVPRAYAILHRMHHAYSDGPKDPHSPRNHPNALAMMWATKTTYYNLAYRVVEPEARFEGGYPEWPLLDRIGGNWPARIAWGTAYGLFYVAFATHWWQFLLLPVHWLMGVIHGAIVNWCGHRYGYKNFEGGDDARNTLPFDFLTLGELFQNNHHRFGQSPNFAVRKFELDPSWLVIRLFAWLGIIDLGERPQTARMLDRAAAG
- a CDS encoding TIGR01777 family oxidoreductase, with the protein product MKTVLLTGGTGFIGKKLTERLIARGDRVTILTRDPSRAAGRLPRGASAVGWDPEREGPWFDEVARASAVVHLAGETVAQRWTPEARRRIEQSRVVSTRLVVEAIGRAAQKPTAFVSASGIGIYGARPPEETLDESSKRGEGFLVDVVERWEAEAQRAEEHGVRTTLLRIGIVLGEDGGPLEKMIMPFKLFAGGPIGTGDQVVSWIHSDDVVGLVLFALDDERARGPINAVAPSPVTNRELASAIGRAMGRPSWFRAPTALVKLAMGEAAEMVTTGLRVVPKRAVELGYTFVHPALDPALASILRR